In one Halorubrum sp. CBA1229 genomic region, the following are encoded:
- a CDS encoding class I SAM-dependent methyltransferase has protein sequence MQRGYAAWARVYDWFARATASVGGVRAGCVRALDLDPGDTVVEFGCGPGVNVPALRAAVGPTGRVVGVDITGAMLDRARGLAGRRGWENVEFVRGDATDPPIRSADAVLATFVTSLFPDPYAVVSDWCDLADSVVVAAFAPRGSRPANAALSAFARLNGRLFDVDGDDPLARLDARTTAARRALADNSETLTEARYLRGTITACAGHSRPVAPGE, from the coding sequence ATCCAGCGAGGGTACGCCGCGTGGGCGCGGGTCTACGACTGGTTCGCGCGGGCGACCGCCTCGGTCGGGGGCGTGCGGGCCGGCTGCGTGCGGGCGCTCGACCTCGACCCCGGCGACACCGTCGTCGAGTTCGGCTGCGGGCCCGGCGTCAACGTCCCGGCACTTCGGGCGGCCGTGGGGCCGACGGGACGGGTCGTCGGCGTCGACATCACCGGCGCGATGCTCGACCGGGCGCGAGGGCTGGCGGGGCGCCGGGGGTGGGAGAACGTCGAGTTCGTGCGGGGGGACGCGACCGACCCGCCGATCCGGTCGGCCGACGCGGTGCTCGCGACGTTCGTCACGTCGCTGTTCCCGGACCCGTACGCGGTCGTGAGCGACTGGTGCGACTTGGCCGACAGCGTCGTCGTCGCCGCGTTCGCGCCGCGGGGGAGTCGCCCCGCGAACGCCGCGCTCTCAGCGTTCGCCCGCCTGAACGGGCGGCTGTTCGACGTGGACGGAGACGACCCGCTCGCGCGGCTCGACGCGCGGACGACGGCCGCCAGGCGGGCGCTCGCGGACAACTCGGAGACGCTGACGGAAGCGCGGTACCTGCGGGGGACGATCACGGCGTGCGCCGGGCACAGCCGCCCGGTCGCTCCGGGCGAGTGA
- a CDS encoding succinic semialdehyde dehydrogenase has translation MSSTNPPTALADAPHLSTRRLDDLTERVRRASSTTSRDAPGESDALDVFAPATTERIGSVPACDGDDVDAAVERARAAQAEWAETPATERAAVIDRFGDLVTDHREELLDVLQLETGKSRRTAVEELFDVPTGCTYLADEAPDALAEDRRQGAFPGLATATVTYDPVGVVGVISPWNYPLTLSMADALPALAAGNAVVCKPDEKTPYGALLLSELLEVAGLPDDLFQMVTGEGATVGPALIDAVDYVAFTGSTETGRTVAERAGRNLIDCSLELGGNNPLVVLSDADVDEAARGAVDACFSNAGQLCLSAERMYVEESAYEPFLAAFVRETEDLTLGTGYDYDADLGSLIDADQLARVRSHVDEAREDGATVETGGRHRPDVAPYCYEPTVLTGVEPDATVACEETFGPVVVVTPVPDAAAAVEAANDSPYGLNASVWTADRERGAAVAREIDCGTVNVNDGFIATWGAVDAPMGGFGDSGLGRRHGPEGIRRYTESRTVGVSRVGPLGFPDRIPTDWFVRGAFAATSLGRKASRSVRRLKDRIGL, from the coding sequence ATGTCCTCGACGAATCCTCCCACCGCGCTCGCGGACGCCCCGCACCTCTCGACGCGACGACTCGACGACCTCACCGAGCGCGTGCGCCGCGCGAGTTCCACTACGTCGAGGGACGCGCCGGGCGAGAGCGACGCCCTCGACGTGTTCGCGCCGGCGACGACCGAGCGGATCGGCTCGGTGCCGGCCTGCGACGGCGACGACGTCGACGCCGCGGTCGAGCGCGCCCGGGCGGCGCAGGCCGAGTGGGCCGAGACCCCCGCGACCGAGCGCGCGGCCGTCATCGATCGGTTCGGCGACCTCGTCACGGACCACCGCGAGGAGCTGCTCGACGTCCTCCAACTGGAGACGGGGAAATCCCGGCGAACCGCGGTCGAGGAGCTGTTCGACGTGCCGACCGGCTGCACGTACCTCGCGGACGAGGCGCCCGACGCCCTCGCCGAGGACCGCCGACAGGGGGCCTTCCCCGGGCTCGCGACCGCGACGGTCACCTACGACCCGGTCGGCGTCGTCGGCGTCATCTCGCCGTGGAACTACCCGCTGACGCTGTCGATGGCCGACGCGCTCCCGGCGCTCGCCGCGGGCAACGCCGTCGTCTGCAAGCCGGACGAGAAGACGCCGTACGGGGCACTGCTGCTCTCGGAGCTCTTGGAGGTCGCCGGCCTCCCGGACGACCTCTTCCAGATGGTCACCGGCGAGGGGGCGACGGTCGGGCCCGCGCTGATCGACGCGGTCGACTACGTGGCGTTCACCGGGAGCACCGAGACGGGCCGGACCGTCGCCGAGCGCGCGGGCCGGAACCTGATCGACTGCTCGCTGGAGCTCGGCGGCAACAACCCTCTCGTCGTGCTCAGCGACGCCGACGTCGACGAGGCGGCCCGCGGCGCGGTCGACGCCTGCTTCTCGAACGCCGGGCAGCTCTGTCTCTCCGCCGAGCGGATGTACGTCGAGGAGTCGGCCTACGAGCCGTTCCTCGCCGCGTTCGTCCGGGAGACGGAGGACCTCACGCTGGGGACTGGCTACGACTACGACGCCGACCTCGGCTCGCTGATCGACGCCGACCAGCTCGCCCGCGTCCGGAGCCACGTCGACGAGGCCCGGGAGGACGGCGCGACCGTGGAGACGGGGGGTCGCCACAGGCCGGACGTTGCCCCCTACTGCTACGAGCCGACCGTCCTGACGGGCGTCGAGCCCGACGCGACGGTCGCCTGCGAGGAGACGTTCGGGCCGGTCGTCGTCGTGACGCCCGTCCCGGACGCGGCCGCCGCCGTGGAGGCCGCGAACGACTCGCCGTACGGCCTCAACGCGAGCGTGTGGACCGCGGACCGTGAGCGCGGCGCGGCGGTCGCCCGCGAGATCGACTGCGGCACCGTCAACGTCAACGACGGCTTCATCGCGACGTGGGGCGCGGTCGACGCCCCCATGGGCGGGTTCGGCGACTCGGGGCTCGGACGCCGCCACGGCCCGGAGGGGATCCGGCGGTACACCGAATCGCGGACGGTCGGCGTCTCCCGCGTCGGCCCGCTCGGCTTTCCCGATCGGATCCCGACCGACTGGTTCGTCCGCGGCGCGTTCGCGGCGACGTCGCTCGGCCGGAAGGCAAGTCGGAGCGTCCGGCGGCTGAAAGATCGGATCGGGTTGTGA
- the trmY gene encoding tRNA (pseudouridine(54)-N(1))-methyltransferase TrmY, whose protein sequence is MRQFVVIGHETPTDPDAVSLSDLPGAGRLDLLCRCVATGVFLSHGIRESVRVHLVVADELTVTFDADSLRHLHPDERNVAARMRDALAAKADAIGHMPADVSPGVELRRMGLEATLDRLLDGGAAGSTGDPTLVQLHEGGDPLVEAAPPTDPVFVLSDHRDFTDEEAELLAERAERRVRVGPELLHADHTVSVVHNWLDTDGYESY, encoded by the coding sequence ATGCGCCAGTTCGTCGTCATCGGTCACGAGACGCCGACCGATCCGGACGCCGTCTCGCTGTCAGACCTCCCCGGTGCGGGGCGGCTCGACCTGCTCTGTCGGTGCGTCGCGACCGGCGTCTTCCTCTCGCACGGGATCCGGGAGTCCGTGCGCGTTCACCTCGTCGTCGCCGACGAGCTCACGGTCACCTTCGACGCGGACAGCCTCCGGCACCTCCACCCGGACGAGCGCAACGTCGCCGCCCGGATGCGCGACGCGCTCGCCGCGAAGGCGGACGCCATCGGCCACATGCCCGCCGACGTCTCGCCGGGCGTCGAGCTCCGGCGGATGGGGCTCGAAGCGACCCTCGATCGGCTGCTCGACGGCGGCGCCGCGGGCTCGACGGGCGACCCGACGCTCGTCCAGCTCCACGAGGGCGGCGACCCCCTCGTCGAGGCCGCGCCCCCGACGGATCCCGTGTTCGTGCTCTCGGACCATCGCGATTTCACCGACGAGGAAGCGGAACTGCTCGCGGAGCGCGCGGAGCGCCGCGTGCGCGTCGGTCCCGAACTGCTCCACGCCGATCACACCGTCTCCGTCGTCCACAACTGGCTCGACACCGATGGCTACGAGTCCTACTGA
- the pyrF gene encoding orotidine-5'-phosphate decarboxylase, with translation MSFFETLAARIESTDSVVSVGLDPDPSRLPDFVADADLPRWAFNRRVIDATHEHAACYKPNAAFYEDADGWRALRETIAYAHGKDVPVLLDAKRADIGNTTRQYAAALDDADAITVNPYLGRDSLQPFFDRAEKGVFVLCRTSNPGGSDLQDLELASGEPLYERVAALADVWNGNGNVGLVVGATAPEELAEVREIVPEIPFLVPGVGAQGGDAEAAVEHGLATRPDAAVDVGLVNSSRGIIFAGEESTRPGDEATYFGAAGDAAKRLKKRLNRHR, from the coding sequence ATGAGCTTCTTCGAGACGCTCGCGGCCCGGATCGAGTCGACGGACAGCGTCGTCTCGGTCGGCCTCGACCCGGACCCGAGCCGGCTCCCCGACTTCGTCGCCGACGCCGACCTGCCGCGCTGGGCGTTCAACCGCCGAGTCATCGACGCGACCCACGAACACGCCGCCTGCTACAAGCCGAACGCCGCGTTCTACGAGGACGCCGACGGCTGGCGCGCGCTCCGGGAGACGATCGCCTACGCTCACGGCAAGGACGTGCCGGTCCTGCTGGACGCCAAGCGCGCCGACATCGGCAACACCACCCGCCAGTACGCCGCGGCGCTCGACGACGCCGACGCGATCACCGTGAACCCGTACCTCGGCCGCGACTCTCTCCAGCCGTTCTTCGACCGCGCGGAGAAGGGGGTGTTCGTCCTCTGTCGCACCTCGAACCCCGGCGGGAGCGACCTCCAAGACCTCGAACTCGCCTCCGGCGAGCCTCTCTACGAGCGCGTCGCGGCGCTCGCGGACGTGTGGAACGGCAACGGCAACGTCGGGCTCGTGGTCGGCGCGACCGCGCCCGAGGAGCTGGCGGAGGTCCGCGAGATCGTCCCCGAGATCCCCTTCCTCGTCCCCGGCGTCGGCGCGCAGGGCGGCGACGCGGAGGCCGCGGTCGAGCACGGGCTCGCGACCCGCCCGGACGCCGCGGTCGACGTCGGGCTCGTCAACTCCTCTCGCGGGATCATCTTCGCCGGCGAGGAGTCGACCCGCCCCGGCGACGAGGCGACGTACTTCGGCGCCGCCGGCGACGCCGCGAAGCGACTCAAAAAGCGGCTGAACCGACACCGGTAG
- a CDS encoding CHY zinc finger protein — translation MATSPTERRTTTPPATDDRFAVPLRGVAVDPETRCAHWDDSVDVIALRFGCCEAYYPCDACHEAATDHEAEPWPRGRFDEPAVLCGVCGTTISAREYLDGDGEAQRASGSRAKPDDSEGQGPSGNRASSGDSETKRASGSRAKPDDDACPRCGAAFNPGCRKHRDRYFEA, via the coding sequence ATGGCTACGAGTCCTACTGAGCGCCGGACCACGACCCCGCCCGCGACAGACGACCGGTTCGCGGTCCCGCTGCGGGGGGTCGCCGTCGACCCCGAGACGCGCTGCGCGCACTGGGACGACTCCGTCGACGTGATCGCGCTCCGGTTCGGCTGCTGCGAGGCGTACTACCCCTGCGACGCCTGCCACGAGGCCGCGACCGACCACGAGGCCGAACCGTGGCCCCGCGGCCGCTTCGACGAGCCCGCGGTGCTGTGCGGGGTTTGCGGAACGACGATTTCCGCCCGCGAGTACCTCGACGGCGACGGAGAGGCGCAACGCGCCTCTGGCAGTCGGGCGAAGCCCGACGACAGCGAGGGACAGGGTCCCTCGGGCAACCGGGCTTCGTCCGGTGACAGCGAGACGAAACGCGCCTCTGGCAGTCGGGCGAAGCCCGACGACGACGCCTGTCCGCGCTGCGGCGCCGCGTTCAACCCCGGCTGCCGGAAGCACCGCGACCGGTACTTCGAGGCGTGA
- a CDS encoding DUF2589 domain-containing protein, producing MPNPNFPAELGNIPYQSIIGGPLIAAVKANTDASEAAAQFIKDVGFTEGENGEKSPRMVEFSYEKEVIDEESGDSTLKSHTITIPFLLLTNVPYFEVEQVTVDFNVKLNSLQTYEVSDEFNLEVENKGKQGWFTGRTEWSVNSSYQRKSSRSQEVERTYDQQVHVQAGSVEAPEGVKKLLGVLEQTIVEVPEGSATNGGNGGNGGNGAGS from the coding sequence ATGCCGAATCCGAACTTCCCGGCCGAGTTGGGGAACATCCCGTACCAGTCGATCATCGGGGGCCCACTGATCGCGGCGGTGAAAGCCAACACCGACGCGTCCGAAGCCGCGGCCCAGTTCATCAAGGACGTGGGTTTCACCGAGGGCGAGAACGGCGAGAAGTCGCCCCGGATGGTCGAGTTCAGCTACGAGAAAGAGGTTATCGACGAAGAGAGCGGCGACAGCACGCTCAAGAGCCACACGATCACGATCCCGTTCCTGCTGTTGACCAACGTCCCGTACTTCGAGGTCGAGCAGGTCACCGTGGACTTCAACGTCAAGCTGAATTCGCTGCAGACGTACGAGGTCTCGGACGAGTTCAACCTGGAAGTCGAGAACAAGGGGAAACAGGGCTGGTTCACCGGCCGGACGGAGTGGTCGGTGAACTCCAGTTACCAGCGCAAGAGCAGCCGCTCACAGGAGGTCGAGCGGACGTACGATCAGCAGGTCCACGTCCAGGCGGGGTCCGTCGAGGCGCCTGAGGGGGTGAAGAAGCTCCTCGGCGTCCTCGAGCAGACGATCGTTGAGGTGCCGGAGGGGAGCGCCACCAACGGCGGCAACGGCGGCAACGGCGGCAACGGCGCCGGAAGCTGA
- a CDS encoding M14 family zinc carboxypeptidase: MHRRRFLQSGVAAVALAGFGSTVSAQSGSDYRPGGPWAPNERAVNYEAYLDNEQLGERLKQVDRRSDRVELEQIGESAGRGDPVWEVTIGDGDESLHLINQIHGDEPSGAEAVVKILNRLASGGSRRVEKILDNLTITIVPRVNPDGANFVGDDGLGTEGELRQRRYNTSTWEEGDSRYINANSYYSGDVPGYDMNRGFSVFPNFEPFDEDEDWWTVLKDDPQFGYLDIPVEEVPFDLRDPTVDGDNPYKVLRSVGLNLNPENRAVTESFLDADPDWAITHHHQGPTVDPESPDQGNGPQWQSIMSVMAPFGPRYIGLDGVDYASYVGSGNPYMSEDAQTRSLRLNQLVNEQAQQFGKGKFNTLTRYGYGPLWGSYLDALCPQTDAAGMLYEVSHQSDQRGHKAIGTTVKITVAGFMATFERIADGSISEVDELDYFDMPLAQGIENPFGR; the protein is encoded by the coding sequence ATGCACAGACGGAGGTTCCTTCAGAGCGGTGTCGCAGCGGTCGCCCTCGCCGGATTCGGGTCGACGGTAAGCGCGCAGTCGGGCAGCGACTACCGGCCCGGCGGCCCGTGGGCACCGAACGAGCGCGCAGTCAACTACGAGGCGTACCTCGACAACGAGCAGCTCGGCGAACGCCTGAAACAGGTCGACCGGCGGAGCGACCGCGTCGAACTGGAACAGATCGGCGAATCGGCCGGCCGCGGAGACCCGGTCTGGGAGGTCACTATCGGCGACGGCGACGAGAGTCTCCACCTCATCAACCAGATCCATGGTGACGAGCCCTCGGGGGCCGAAGCCGTCGTGAAAATCCTCAATCGACTGGCGAGCGGCGGATCCCGGCGGGTCGAGAAGATTCTCGACAACCTCACGATCACCATCGTTCCCCGGGTTAACCCCGACGGCGCGAACTTCGTCGGCGACGATGGGCTCGGTACCGAGGGCGAACTCCGGCAGCGCCGGTACAACACGAGCACGTGGGAGGAGGGCGACTCTCGGTACATCAACGCGAACTCGTACTACTCCGGCGACGTGCCGGGGTACGACATGAACCGCGGGTTCAGCGTCTTCCCCAACTTCGAGCCGTTCGACGAGGACGAGGACTGGTGGACCGTCCTCAAGGACGATCCACAGTTCGGCTACCTCGATATCCCCGTCGAAGAGGTCCCGTTCGACCTCCGCGACCCCACGGTCGACGGCGACAATCCGTACAAGGTGCTACGCTCGGTCGGACTCAACCTCAACCCCGAGAACCGGGCGGTGACCGAGTCGTTCCTCGACGCCGACCCGGACTGGGCGATCACGCACCACCACCAGGGTCCGACCGTGGATCCGGAGTCCCCGGACCAAGGCAACGGCCCGCAGTGGCAGTCGATCATGAGCGTGATGGCGCCGTTCGGTCCCCGGTACATCGGTCTCGACGGCGTCGACTACGCGAGCTACGTCGGCAGCGGGAACCCGTACATGTCGGAGGACGCCCAGACCCGGTCGCTGCGGCTCAACCAGCTCGTCAACGAGCAGGCCCAGCAGTTCGGGAAGGGGAAGTTCAACACGCTCACCCGGTACGGCTACGGCCCGCTGTGGGGATCGTATCTCGACGCGCTGTGTCCACAGACCGACGCCGCCGGGATGTTGTACGAGGTGTCTCACCAGAGCGACCAGCGCGGCCACAAGGCCATCGGCACGACGGTCAAAATCACCGTCGCGGGGTTCATGGCGACGTTCGAGCGGATCGCCGACGGCTCGATCAGCGAGGTCGACGAGCTGGACTACTTCGACATGCCGTTGGCCCAGGGGATCGAGAACCCGTTCGGTCGGTAA
- a CDS encoding amidase family protein, with protein MSYNMASEKAQNVLNRRNVLKLAGVASLAGFTSQSVAGNKPDNPGTGPQNSFEPLEATVADIRQSITNRQATAESITKQYLERIDAYDDALNAIITVNDQAIERAQTLDDKFEESGLVGPLHGVPLVLKDNNDTAELPTTGGSLSLEDSVPPDDAFIVSELRSAGAIVVAKANLHEYALGYETVSSLGGQTRNPYALGRVPGGSSGGTGAAIGANFGVLGTGTDTCGSVRVPAAFNNAVGIRPTIGLVSRDGIIPLILSQDTAGPITRTVEDAAIMLEVMAGYDPSDPVTARGADEIPSASEPPYGPGKGAGPSSNRGEGPFPTGGYAQFLNEDGLENARIGVLRQLFGADEDAEEGASADAAQVTAVVDDALNDMAASGATIVDPVEISDLEALVEDASTPFLKEFKRDLNNYFDSLGVDAAVDSVTELAESDEYACAIADTIRGAADAEVEDLENDPDYESAFKGKYDLVNAIEQVLADEDLDAILYPTVSRTIVEVGGDQEGPNCDLSAVSGLPAITVPGGFTDKDELPVGIEMLGREFAEPTLIELGYAYEQATQNRRQPDQFGALPTESISVPNPDFTVDKATDGCSSEE; from the coding sequence ATGTCATACAATATGGCATCTGAGAAAGCGCAAAACGTGTTGAACCGCCGGAATGTCCTCAAACTAGCCGGAGTAGCCAGCCTCGCCGGTTTCACCAGCCAAAGCGTAGCGGGAAACAAGCCAGACAATCCCGGAACAGGACCACAGAATTCATTCGAGCCACTTGAAGCGACGGTTGCCGATATTCGTCAATCTATCACCAACCGTCAAGCCACAGCAGAATCAATCACGAAACAGTATTTAGAACGTATCGACGCGTACGACGACGCGCTGAACGCCATCATCACGGTCAACGACCAAGCGATCGAGCGGGCTCAAACACTAGACGACAAGTTCGAGGAATCAGGACTCGTCGGGCCGCTCCACGGTGTTCCGTTAGTACTGAAAGATAATAATGACACGGCGGAGCTCCCGACGACTGGTGGGTCACTTTCGCTAGAAGACTCGGTTCCGCCCGATGACGCGTTCATCGTGAGCGAACTTCGCTCGGCAGGAGCGATCGTTGTAGCGAAAGCCAACCTTCACGAATACGCTCTCGGCTACGAGACGGTTAGTTCACTTGGAGGACAAACGCGGAATCCGTACGCCCTTGGTCGTGTCCCCGGAGGTTCCAGCGGCGGTACCGGTGCCGCGATCGGGGCCAACTTCGGTGTTCTCGGCACAGGTACCGACACCTGCGGGTCAGTACGTGTCCCGGCGGCATTCAATAACGCCGTTGGAATCCGACCGACAATCGGTCTCGTGAGCCGAGATGGGATCATCCCGCTCATCTTATCACAAGATACTGCCGGTCCGATAACGCGAACAGTCGAAGATGCCGCGATCATGCTTGAAGTCATGGCAGGATACGACCCGTCTGACCCGGTGACAGCACGCGGAGCAGACGAAATCCCGTCAGCAAGTGAGCCGCCGTACGGACCCGGAAAAGGAGCCGGGCCATCCAGCAACCGAGGTGAAGGACCGTTCCCCACAGGCGGCTATGCACAGTTTTTGAACGAAGACGGGCTCGAAAACGCACGTATCGGCGTCCTTCGACAGTTGTTCGGCGCTGATGAGGACGCCGAAGAAGGCGCTTCAGCAGATGCGGCACAGGTCACAGCCGTTGTTGACGACGCTCTCAACGACATGGCTGCCAGCGGCGCCACTATCGTGGACCCTGTCGAAATCTCCGATCTTGAGGCACTTGTTGAGGACGCCAGCACACCATTCTTGAAAGAATTCAAACGAGATCTCAACAATTACTTCGACAGTCTCGGTGTTGACGCTGCAGTAGACTCTGTAACCGAACTCGCGGAGTCCGACGAGTACGCTTGTGCAATCGCCGACACCATCCGCGGCGCAGCAGACGCTGAGGTAGAGGATTTAGAAAACGATCCGGACTACGAGAGCGCATTCAAAGGGAAATACGACTTAGTGAATGCTATCGAACAGGTGCTCGCTGATGAAGATCTTGATGCGATCCTATACCCAACCGTGTCCCGAACGATCGTCGAGGTTGGTGGTGATCAAGAAGGACCGAACTGCGATCTCAGTGCGGTGTCCGGGTTGCCGGCAATCACGGTTCCTGGGGGATTCACCGACAAGGACGAGCTCCCCGTGGGTATTGAAATGCTTGGACGAGAATTTGCTGAGCCGACGCTGATTGAACTCGGATACGCATACGAGCAAGCAACGCAGAACCGGCGGCAGCCTGACCAATTCGGGGCACTCCCTACCGAATCAATCTCAGTTCCAAACCCCGATTTCACCGTTGATAAAGCAACTGACGGCTGTAGTTCAGAAGAATAA
- a CDS encoding AI-2E family transporter — protein sequence MLLNRRRLLGTLLVAVAALAAIVLAEVLRTVVFAVTVAYVLYPIRQRFVERGLSRRIACVATTAVAFVAAVLLVVPLLYVLYRRRAELIEIIGQIPDAVPITVGGFELVIEMVPYVAAAEAWVRGAALAVAAAAPRLVLELVVFTFLVYGILYRPGAVGTAVFGVVPTEYHDIPTRLHERTRETLYSIYVLQAATASATFVLAVAVFWGLGYGSPVLLAVIAAVLQFVPVIGPSVLVVALAAGDVLVGETGRAVAVLALGLVVVSFVPDAVIRTQLADWTGRISPGLYFVGFVGGILTLGAVGLIVGPLVVSLLLEVIDMLSEHDAPADRIGESVDSRK from the coding sequence ATGTTACTCAACCGGAGGCGACTGCTAGGCACGCTGCTCGTCGCGGTGGCCGCGCTCGCGGCGATCGTGCTGGCGGAGGTGCTCCGAACCGTCGTCTTCGCGGTCACGGTCGCGTACGTCCTGTATCCGATCCGGCAGCGATTCGTCGAACGCGGGCTGTCCCGGCGGATCGCGTGCGTCGCGACCACCGCCGTCGCCTTCGTTGCCGCCGTGCTCCTCGTGGTCCCGCTGCTCTACGTGCTGTATCGGCGGCGGGCGGAGCTGATCGAGATCATCGGCCAGATCCCCGACGCCGTCCCGATCACCGTTGGCGGGTTCGAGCTGGTCATCGAGATGGTGCCGTACGTGGCGGCCGCCGAGGCGTGGGTCCGAGGGGCCGCGCTCGCGGTCGCGGCCGCGGCGCCCCGGCTCGTCTTGGAGCTCGTCGTGTTCACCTTCCTCGTGTACGGGATCCTCTACCGACCCGGGGCGGTCGGAACCGCCGTCTTCGGCGTGGTCCCGACCGAGTACCACGATATCCCGACGCGGCTCCACGAGCGGACGCGGGAGACGCTGTACTCGATCTACGTCCTGCAGGCGGCGACGGCGTCGGCGACGTTCGTGCTCGCGGTCGCGGTGTTCTGGGGCCTCGGGTACGGCTCTCCGGTCCTGCTGGCCGTCATCGCGGCCGTCCTCCAGTTCGTTCCGGTCATCGGCCCGAGCGTGCTCGTCGTCGCGCTGGCCGCTGGAGACGTCCTCGTCGGGGAGACCGGGCGGGCGGTCGCCGTGTTGGCGCTCGGCCTCGTCGTCGTCTCGTTCGTCCCCGACGCGGTGATCCGGACGCAGCTCGCCGACTGGACCGGTCGGATCTCTCCCGGGCTGTACTTCGTCGGATTCGTCGGCGGTATCCTCACGCTCGGTGCCGTCGGGCTCATCGTCGGCCCGCTCGTCGTGTCGCTGCTGCTCGAAGTGATCGACATGCTCTCCGAGCACGACGCGCCGGCCGACCGCATCGGAGAATCCGTCGATTCGAGGAAGTGA